A window of Benincasa hispida cultivar B227 chromosome 9, ASM972705v1, whole genome shotgun sequence genomic DNA:
AAAACGGATGGGATTGGTATCGTTTACCTCTTCGTTGTGCACGATAGAGTCAGGAAGCTAAACGATGGAAAGTATATCTTATCGTTTACCTCGtcgttctatacgatggagtcTCAGAACTAAACGATAGTGAAACGGttgatcgtttacctcttcgTTGTACACAACAGAATTCGAGAGCTACGCAATAGAGGCTATCGTTTACCTCTTCGTTGTACACGATGGATGCTCAACACTAAACGATGAATGGAATATTGAATCGTTTAGCTATTCGTTATACACGATAGGACTGAAATACTAAACGATAGAGAGAGAACTTTTTCACTTGCCTCTTCGTATTCTTTCCTTACATGGAAAGGGGCAACCTACCCAATTTATACACTACTCCCTATTTTAGGgatataaagaattaaaaaattatataacgaATAACTAATGAAATGAGGACACATGATCCAATACATGGAGAAAGAATATTTGTTTGTTATCACCCAGTCCAAACAGAAATCTGGAGCACTAAGGGAATAATCCTTCATGACTTACGACATGACATTCTTTGTGTGTTTTCTTGACTCTTCCTTAATAGCTGATGTGGCAGATTCTCTAACAAGTATGGAACCTGTTTGCTTCAAGCTCATCAACATGTCGGACCACAACCGGGCAGGAACCCTCCATTCTGCCTGAAACTCGTCCTCAAAATGGATCTAATTGCACTTCACGCTCCGCGTTCTTTACGTCTTTTGGTCCGCCTAACCAGCCCATCTTTCTCTGGAGAAGCAACCCGCTCGCTCGAAAGGCTCCATCGTCTCCACCCCGTAGGAAATCTACCGTGAGATTGGTTAGTACCATAAATCTTctattttgatatatttgattattatctcatttctttttctggatATATAATTAGGGTTCTAAGTTTGATTGGTTATGTAAAGGAAAAGGGTTGGACCCATTAGAGAAAAGACAGTGAGACTGCTTAAGAACAAATTCAGTATAAACAAAGATGAGAGGCATTATAACATTCAAAGCTTGAAAATTCCAATAATTACATAAGACCATATACCTTAATCTTTTGCAAATTAATACACCCTCTATAATTATCGACTTCTCTTgataaattattgaataatattAAATGGTTTTGAATTTATTCGATAAACTATGATATTTAGTATACCGAGTTGACTAAATAGTTGTCAAGTTGATGTCAAGATGGTGGTTGGTGATTACtcataatatattataatatttattgaatattGAATGTAGATTATTGAGTAGAATTATATGAACCATGTCATTTTGAAGTTTACCCTTCTATTCACCATTgaactttttatatatatataataattaacaaccttcattgagaaaaaaatgaaaatatacaCGGAACAGTGAGACAAAAATCAAGCCCACAAAAAAGAGAGATTCTCTCTATGGGAAGGGACCCCAACTATGTAAAATCATGTctatagaatagttacaaaataTCTTCGAAATTGAAGTCCAATGGAAAATATGAAAACGAACAAGAGACCAAATTCTCTAGCTTCTATCTCAACTCTCATAAATCGTCATTGAACTTTAAAACTTAAACGAATACGTcattgtaaatttaatattgtatcaatgTTATACTATCTAACTCTAGTGCTCATCAACCTTGCAATTTCAGGTACATGTGGAGATAGCTCCTGAATTTCCGATTGCCAAAGAAATATTGGGAAAAAGAATTGGCCTTTATGCTGAAGGATTGCTTACTACTCGAAGCAATTTGGAATATCATTATTGTTGTGGTgtgtaataattataaataatttgtatgtactTCCCATCTTTGAGTAACTATTTCTCTAAATAAAATGCAGTAATATTTCCATTGCCCATCATGGAGCAAATGGAATTTGTCAGATACAAATTTAAGATAATTGTTATGAATAACATATTTAAAGTTAATCATCAAACGTATAGCAACATTTttagaattacaaatatagtaaaatctatTAATAGACTCATATCAACGATATAACCTATCATTAATAAATTCAAAGAGCTaaactaaattttgttatatttacaaattcttttaaattgtatatttattaatattttggaTATAATTGCTAAATTTACAACTCCTAGtttataaggatatatttatattaattttttaagtgtttaattttgaaaataaatcatcTTAGAAAAATTATAGTGTTCGTTTCAAATcctttttatcaaaagaatttaaataaaagaaaactaaaaaaacacttttttcaataatcaatccaaaaagacatttaaatttctattttcaaatttcctaCCCAATCTCCATATTTCTTCACCACAGTGTTACAATTTCCCTCCACATGCTCTAATACTGGTGTTAgttaaatttcatttcttttttaaaagaaaaataatagatGTGAGGTGATCTCTTAGCATTATCGATGCATTTTATTTATTGTCAACAAATTCAGGATGGTACAGATGATCGAGGGTAGGGCTCAGTTAACGTTATCCCCTCCTAAAACAAGTGACTGGAGGTGATTTCTAGATGATGAACAACACATACACAAAATCtactttttagaacaaaaagaAGGTTTTACACTTTGGATTGGAGAACGGTTGTGCAATAGGAAATCCATGTAACGGCAATACTGGATCATTCCTCGACAACTTTCAGCTCCTTAAGCCAAGCACTATGCAGAGGGCAAGGGTCAGGTTTTCCTGCAGCAATGGCTTTCTCAGACAGAGAATAGAACCACCCGTTTCGCCATTTGAACTGTGgaaataaaagaatttttagCCTCAAAAACAGAATGGATTCAGGAGCTCCAATAGTTCCCTTTTGATTCTAATCTACCTCTTTTACTGCCGTTGGAAAGTGTGCGACAGCACGAGAATACGCACATAATCTTTCCTCTATACCTTCTTCGAACACCAACTGCCTTTCAGCTGCAGCTGCAGATGCAAGTTCTGCAATGAGGCTAGAAACCTGCAATTATAAATTTGGATTAGATTGTTCATTCCACCCCAGTTTAACGGTCATCATCATTTGAGTAATCATTTGTTGCAAAAGAATTAAAGAGATTTCCAAGGAAATAAGCACTACATCTGATGGAAAGTTCATCATTCAGTATAATTGTATTAGTTGGGAATTTGAACATAGACCAAGAAAGACCTCTTTGGTATAATATCTAACAGATATATTGAACTAAATAGAcagttttgtttttgattttgattctttGTTATCCATgccattagtctcttttcattctCTAAATGAAAAAAATCAGTTTTTATTTCAGAAGGGGGAAAAACATAGTTGAAGAATTTTGCAGTCAATTTATTGTGTGAAGAAGGCATCTTACTTCAGAGCGATAATCCTTCTCCACGGCACCCACTGTCGCACCTGGATGACGTGCTCCAACAAGCATAAATGCACAAATCCAAATCAGCTTCTCCAACATTTGTTTCTCAAAGGCTTCCTTGCCAAGAACCTAGAAAATAACCTTCAAAGTTATTGTCTACattggataaaaaaaatattaaaaatgaccCATGTTTCTAGTAAGAAATCAACAATCAAAGAAACATTGGAAACTTGAACAATAGAGAAATCAACACAAAGATTTATATGATTCACTAACAATGTGTAAGTTAGGTTCATAGATAGAGGGAGAGACCAGttttattattagagagaaaatcaGATTACAGATTTAGAGACACCAATAGAGTTAGAGAATATATAGCACATTCCACTAAACCTTAGAGTCAAAACCCtaaataacataaataagtTTCTCTAAAGAATATTCATGAAACAACTCAGTGTTTATGTTTCTTCCAAAAATTTGAGAAGGAAGCATAATTTTCCACATGAATCAAGATTGACAAGATTCAAACAGCCAAGGTTAACTTCAATCTTACACCACTCGCACAAATGCACGTACAGCAGAGAAAGAAGCTTTCACAACAATTTGCAGTTTATACATAAGAAGCACATTTCTTTTATGGATTTACCTTGCAGGAGAGGCCAGCAGCATTGAGCCTTCCTGCTACGGCAGACGCCCATTTTCCGTACGCTGCTGTCAGTCCTTCAGGATTGGTATCCGTTATTCCATCCACAGGAGCCTCTCCGAGCTTTGAGATAGCAAAATATGCTAAGACTTGATTAGCATCATCCAGACCTTTGCTTTCATACCAAGGGTCCAACATTCCATTCTGGAAAAAAACCAAATCTGCTAGATTGTCGATATCCATTGCCAAGAACAAACAGAGCACAAGCCATTATATAATGACATTTTCCAAATGAGAACACCCTTATTTCATTCTAAATCCAAATGTTGTATTAGAAATGTTGAAGTACCACCATCCCAAAGTTGATAGTATAGGTTATGCAAGGTTCTTTCATGTACAGttggatattaaattgattcacGAAGTCAATATGTGAACTATCAATAACCATAACCACTGAACCAAAAACTTGAGCTGAATTCGAGTTTATAGCCTAGGAAATGAAAAACTTCTAAACAAGAAAGTCCAAGTTGCTTAAACTtcgaacaaaaacaaaattaaagcctttaataaccatttcgttttttgggtttttaaaAATGAAGCCTATTTCGTATTTAAGTAcaaaagttgaattcttaaccaaatttcaaaaacaataacaaatttttaaaaactaagttgAAGTGTTTAGGAGCTttattcaaaaactaaaaatcaaaaactaaatggttgGCCTAAAATACTCACAAAACGAAATGGAAGGGAAGTGAAGCATATTCTTGCCATCTCAATTATAAAGActagattcaaattaaaatagaaaaaacaaaagaacagACTCCATTAAGTGATCATACCGTTCCATCTCGATCGAGGAGTGGCTTCAAGAACAGCCTCAAGATCATCATTCCTGGTACATACAAGAATCGGACCCGAAAAATCAAGGGGGACGGACTCGCCTCTCTTCACCAAAAAATCTTCACCGTTTCCCATGTCCAGCAGCGCCCTCCCAACGCGGCCACTTCCAACAATCACCGCGGGCACCACCTTAGTTCCGGTAGCCGCAGCCATGATTCTCAGACGGCGAGCCCCAAATCTAGAAACGGGTTTAGAGAGTTGAGAACAGAGAGAAGGTTTAGAGATTGTGAAGGAAATTGCGGCGGCCATGGCTGAGAAGGAAATTAACCAGGTGAGGTAAAGAAGACATTGTTGTGGGGATTGTATAAGCAGAATGATGCAGTG
This region includes:
- the LOC120084958 gene encoding uncharacterized protein LOC120084958 isoform X2, with translation MMILRLFLKPLLDRDGTNGMLDPWYESKGLDDANQVLAYFAISKLGEAPVDGITDTNPEGLTAAYGKWASAVAGRLNAAGLSCKVLGKEAFEKQMLEKLIWICAFMLVGARHPGATVGAVEKDYRSEVSSLIAELASAAAAERQLVFEEGIEERLCAYSRAVAHFPTAVKEFKWRNGWFYSLSEKAIAAGKPDPCPLHSAWLKELKVVEE
- the LOC120084958 gene encoding uncharacterized protein LOC120084958 isoform X1, which gives rise to MAAAISFTISKPSLCSQLSKPVSRFGARRLRIMAAATGTKVVPAVIVGSGRVGRALLDMGNGEDFLVKRGESVPLDFSGPILVCTRNDDLEAVLEATPRSRWNDLVFFQNGMLDPWYESKGLDDANQVLAYFAISKLGEAPVDGITDTNPEGLTAAYGKWASAVAGRLNAAGLSCKVLGKEAFEKQMLEKLIWICAFMLVGARHPGATVGAVEKDYRSEVSSLIAELASAAAAERQLVFEEGIEERLCAYSRAVAHFPTAVKEFKWRNGWFYSLSEKAIAAGKPDPCPLHSAWLKELKVVEE